A stretch of DNA from Variovorax paradoxus:
CACCCGCAGATCCTTGCGACGCTGCTGGTGCACCTGGACCGCATGAAGGCGTCGGAGGTGCTCGAGAAGCTGCCCGCGCGACTGCGCCACGACGTGATCATGCGCGTGGCCACCTTCGGCGGCGTGCAGCCATCGGCGCTCAACGAGCTGACCGAGGTGCTGACCGAAATGCTCGCGGGCCAGGGCCTGCGCCGCAGCCGCCTGGGCGGTGTGCGCACCGCGGCCGAGATCGTCAACCTGATGAGCACCACAGTGGAAGAAGAAGCCATCGCCCATGTGCGCGAGCAGGACGAAGCGCTGGCCCAGCGCATCGTCGACGAGATGTTCGTGTTCGAGAACCTGCTGGGCCTGGAAGACCGCAGCATCCAGCGCCTGCTCAAGGACATCGAGTCCGACTCGCTCATCATCGCGCTCAAGGGTGCGCCGCTGGAGCTGCGCGACAAGTTCCTCAGCAACATGTCGCAGCGTGCGGCAGAAACGCTGCGCGAGGACATGGAGCTGCGCGGCCCCGTGCGCGTGTCGCAGGTCGAGACCGAGCAGAAGGCCATCCTGCAGGTGGCGCGCCGGCTCGCGGACGCCGGCGAGATCGTGATTGCGGCGCCTGGCACCGATGACTTCGTCTGACCCCGGCGCCTTCGGTGGCTCGCGTGAGCGACTCGCCGCCATCCACGCGGCCGCGCGCCAGGCGGGCGCCGGCACGCCTGCGCTGTCGGCGTGGGAGCGCTGGGAGATGGGCACGCTCGATGGCAAGGCACCACCGTCCGCCACGCGGCAGGCTGCGCAACGTCTCGCCCCACCGCCTGCACCTCCCGCACCGAAGGTCGACCTCGCCGAGCTGGCCCGCATCCGCAAGGAAGCACGCGCTGCGGGCGAAGCCGAGGGCCGCGCCGCCGGGCTGGCCGAAGGCCGCCAGGTCGGCCACACCGAAGGCCTGGCCACCGGCCTCGCCGCCGCCAGCGTGCATGCCGAACGCCTGCGCGCGCTGGCCCGCTCGCTGCCCGAGGCGCTGCGCGGCGCCGAAACCGAACTGGCCGAGACCGTGCTCGCGCTCGCACTCGACGTGGCGCGCCAGATCGTGCACCGCACCTACCAGGCCGAGCCCGAGTGGGTGCTCCCGCTGGTGCGCGACCTGCTGCATGCCGAACCCGCGCTGCGCGGCGAACCGCGCCTGCTGCTGCACCCCGACGACATCGCGCTGGTGAAGAACAGCCTGGGCAGTGAGATCGAAGCGGCCGGCTGGCAACTGCGCGCCGACGACAGCCTCGCGCGCGGCGGCTGCCGCGTGCAGTCGGCCACGGGCGAGCTGGACGCCAGCCTGGCCACGCGCTGGGCGCGTGTGGGTGCGGCGCTGCGTGGCGACGCCGCCTGAGCCGATGCAGACCGCCGCCACCAACCCTCATCTGAACAGCGTGCGCGCCGCGCTGGAGCAGGCGCGCGCCGACGTCGCGCGCTGCACGACCACGACCGCCTCGGGCCGCCTCACGCGCGCCGTCGGCCTCGTGCTCGAAGCCGTGGGCCTGCAGCTGCCCGTGGGCAGCGACTGCCTCATCGAACTACCGCCCGGCCATCCGCAGCGCCATGCCGAAGCCGAAGTCGTCGGCTTTGCGGGTGACCGCCTCTTCCTGATGTCGCAGACCGAAGTGGCAGGACTCTTGCCCGGCGCGCGCGTGTTCGCGCGGCCCGGCTTGCGCGACCCTGGCGCCACCGGCGATGCCCACACCAAGCGCCTGCCCGTCGGCGAAGGCATGCTCGGCCGCGTGGTCGATGCGGCCGGCCGGCCGCTCGACGGGTTGGGCCCGCTCGACGTGGCGCGCCAGGTGCCGCTCGCGGCGCCGCCGATCAACCCGCTGTCGCGCGCGGCCATCGACTCGGTGCTCGACGTGGGCGTGCGCGCCATCAACGCGATGCTCACCGTCGGCCGCGGCCAGCGCATGGGCCTGTTCGCTGGCTCGGGCGTGGGCAAGAGCGTGCTGCTGGGCATGATGGCGCGCTACACCAGCGCCGAGGTGATCGTGGTCGGCCTCATCGGCGAACGCGGGCGCGAGGTGAAGGACTTCATCGAGAACACGCTGGGCGAAGAGGGCCTGGCCCGCGCCGTGGTGGTGGCCGCGCCGGCCGACAACTCGCCGCTGCTGCGCCTGCAGGGCGCGGCCTACGCCACCTGCCTGGCCGAGTACTTTCGCGACCAGGGCAAGGACGTGCTGCTCATCATGGATTCGCTCACGCGCTATGCGATGGCGCAGCGCGAGATCGCATTGGCCGTGGGAGAGCCGCCCGCCACCAAGGGCTACCCGCCCTCGGTGTTCGCACGGCTGCCCGCCTTGGTCGAACGTGCCGGCAACGGCGCGCGCGACGCGCAGGGGCGCGGCGGCTCGATCACGGCCTTCTACACCGTGCTGTCCGAAGGCGACGACCAGCAGGACCCGATCGCCGATTCGGCGCGCGCGATTCTCGACGGCCACATCGTGCTCTCGCGCACGCTGGCCGAGGCGGGGCACTACCCGGCCATCGACATCGAAGCGTCGATCAGCCGCGCGATGACGTCGCTGATTCCGTCCACGCAGTTCGACACCGTGCGCCGCTTCAAGCAGATGCTGTCGCGCTACCAGCGCAACCGTGACCTGATCAGCGTGGGCGCCTACGCGCCCGGACACGACCTGCAGCTGGACCAGGCGATCGCGATGTACCCGCGCATCGAGGCCTTCTTGCAGCAGTCGATGCACGAACGCACCGGCTACGAGGAGGCCATCGCCCACATGGACAGCCTGTTCACCACCCCATCTCACGGACGCCCATGAGCAGCAGCAAGCTCCCCCTCGGCATGCTCATCGACCTGGCGCAGAGCCAGACCGACGACGCCGCGCGCCGCCTGGGCGCATTGCAAAGCGCGCACCTGAGCGCGCAGCAGAAGCTCGATCTGCTGCTGCAGTACCGCCAGGACTACCACGCGCAGCTCGACGCGCTGATGCGCGGCGGCCTGCCGTCGTCGCAGTGGCGCAACTACCGCAACTTCCTCGGCACGCTCGACCACGCGATCGCGCAGCAGCGCGCCATCGCCGAGCGGGCCGGGCACCAGCTCGACCGGGGCCGCACCGACTGGCAGCGCGAGAAGCGCCGCCTCAGCTCGTTCGACACGCTGGCCGATCGCGTGCGCGCGCAGGCGCTGATGGCGCAGGCCAAGCGCGAACAACGCGACAGCGACGAGCGCGCCGCCCGCCAGTTCTTCGACCGCGCCTCGCACTCCACCCACTGAATCTTCTCCAGGAACCGACATGCCTCCCATGATCCCGCCGTCCGTCACCCCTGCCGCCACGTCGCCGGTGGCACAAGGCGGTGCACGTGGCCGCAGCAGCGCCGACGAGACGCAGGGCCGCGCGTTCGGTGCGGCGCTTGAGCGTTCGCGTGCGAGCCAGGCCGAGAGGACATCGGATGCCGACACCGTGGTCGCGGAGGCCAAGCCGGCGCGCAAGACCGAGCTTGCGGAAGAGATGCGGGATGCGCAGCCTGCGGAACCGGATCTCGCGTTCCTTGCTGCGGCTGTCACGCCGCAACAGGCATTGACTCTTGCGGGACGTGCGGCCACGCAGAACAGTGGTGCGCCAGACACTGTCCTAACGCCCGATGCGCCAGCCGCCCTGCCTGCAGGCCCGGCGCGCCTGAGCAGCGATGCCGCAATCACGCCCGAACCCGCCCTCGCCACTGAAGACGCGTCCGCTCCCACCGCAACCGCCGCCGCACAGAGCGCAGCGACCGAAGCCGAGAACGCGGCACCGTCTTCGCTGTACGAGATCGTGCGCGCCGCCGTGGCCGCGCAGCCGATGGCTGTCGATGGAAAGAAGCCGGCTGCCGCACCGGCAGGCCCGTCCGTCGGCACCGCTGCATCGGGCCGCGCGGGCGCACCGCGCACCGTGAGCGCCACCACCACCGAACAGCTCGCAGCCGCCGCGCAAGCCCAGCCCGTCGGTGACGCGAAGCCCGCGACGGCAGACGCCGCACCTGTCGCCGCCGTGGCCGCAACCGCTTCAAGCGACGAGGCGGCAACCCCGTCCGCCTCCTTCGCGCTTCAACAACCTGCCGCGGCCTCCACCGAACGCACGACCGAGAGCCCCGCCGCACGCCCCGCCATGCACACGCTCGCCCCCGAAGTCGGCAGCGAGAAATGGGCGCCCGCACTCGGCCAGCAGCTCGCGCGCATGAGCCTCAGCGGCACGCGCACGGCCGAGCTGGACCTCAACCCCGCCGGCCTCGGCCCATTGAAGGTCACGCTGTCGATCGGCGAGCACCAGGCGCAGGCCGCGTTCGTGTCGGCGCACGAGAGCGTGCGCAAGGCCGTCGAGGCCGCGCTGCCGCAGCTGCGCACCAGCCTGTCGGAGCAGGGCATCACGCTGGGCCAGACCTCGGTGGGCGCGGACACGCGCGCGCCATTCGGACAGGACGCCGCGTTCGCACAGCAACAGCAGCAACAACACCAGCGGCAAGGCGCGTGGCGACCGCAGGGCACATCGGCCCCGGCTGACATCGCCCGCACGACCACGGCGGCACCCCGCCCCGCTGCCACCTCACGCACCGGCCCGGGCGTCGACACCTTCGCCTGAAACCGCCCCGCCCGCCTCCCGCAATGAACGGATGTGAAGCGCCTTTGTGCGCTTGTTCGGCCGTTCGCTCGCGGGGGACTTCGCAAAGAATAGACCGGACCCGTCCACCGTTTCATCATGGCTACCTCTTCTCCCGCCGCCACCGCGGCTGCGTCGGTCGCGCCCGACCCGTCGGCCTCGCGCCGCACCTCGAAACTGCTGATCGGGCTCGTGGCCGCCCTCGGCCTGGCCGCGGCCGGCGCGGCTGCGTACGTCTTCGTGCTGCCCCGCTTCAACGACCATGCCGCCGCCGAGACGGCCAAGGCACCGGTGCCCGAGAAGCCCATCTTCCTCATGCTGGAGCCGCTGACCGTCAACCTGCAGTCCGAAGGCCGCTCGCGCTTCCTGCAGATCGGCTTGGCGCTGAAGCTGCGTGACGAGCAGGCCAAGGCGCAGATCGTGGAGTTCATGCCCGAGCTGCGCAGCCGCCTGCTGGTGCTGCTGTCGAACCGCCCGCCCGAATCGCTGGTCACGTCGGAAGACAAGGCCCGGCTGGCCACGGAGATTCACAGCGCCCTGAACGCGCCGCTGGCCGAGGGCCTGCCCGAGCTGGGCATTGCGAGCGTGTCCTTCAACTCCTTCGTCGTGCAGTGACGACGATGCCCGTTTGCGGACCCGCGATCCATGGCGTATGAACAGGTGCTCTCCCAGGACGAGGTCGATGCGCTGCTGCAGGGTGTCACCGGCGGCGACCTCGACCAGGCCGCCGCGCCCGCGCCGCCGCCCGACGGCCTGCCGGCCTACGACCTCGGCGCGCCCGACCGCGTGGTGCGCAACCGCATGCACACGCTGGAGGTCATCAACGACCGCTTTGCGCGCGGCCTGCGCAGCGCGCTGCTGAACTTCATGCGCCGCAGCCCCGACATCTCGGTCGGGCCGGTGCAGATCCAGCAGTTCGGCGAGTTCGTGCGGCACCTGCCGGTGCCCGCGAACATCAACATGATCCACATGAAGCCGCTGCGCGGCACCGCGCTCTTCGTGTTCGACCCGAAGCTCGTGTTCCTCGTGGTG
This window harbors:
- the fliG gene encoding flagellar motor switch protein FliG; the protein is MTSEAGTRKSAILLMALGEDRAAAALHLLPTSEVQALGLAMSKLSAVSRDELASVLAEFRQETEQLSALHLGSTSYIRAVLKKALGEDRASNLLEDILQPDEPHGGIERLNELEAGEVAELIRDEHPQILATLLVHLDRMKASEVLEKLPARLRHDVIMRVATFGGVQPSALNELTEVLTEMLAGQGLRRSRLGGVRTAAEIVNLMSTTVEEEAIAHVREQDEALAQRIVDEMFVFENLLGLEDRSIQRLLKDIESDSLIIALKGAPLELRDKFLSNMSQRAAETLREDMELRGPVRVSQVETEQKAILQVARRLADAGEIVIAAPGTDDFV
- the fliH gene encoding flagellar assembly protein FliH; amino-acid sequence: MTSSDPGAFGGSRERLAAIHAAARQAGAGTPALSAWERWEMGTLDGKAPPSATRQAAQRLAPPPAPPAPKVDLAELARIRKEARAAGEAEGRAAGLAEGRQVGHTEGLATGLAAASVHAERLRALARSLPEALRGAETELAETVLALALDVARQIVHRTYQAEPEWVLPLVRDLLHAEPALRGEPRLLLHPDDIALVKNSLGSEIEAAGWQLRADDSLARGGCRVQSATGELDASLATRWARVGAALRGDAA
- the fliI gene encoding flagellar protein export ATPase FliI gives rise to the protein MQTAATNPHLNSVRAALEQARADVARCTTTTASGRLTRAVGLVLEAVGLQLPVGSDCLIELPPGHPQRHAEAEVVGFAGDRLFLMSQTEVAGLLPGARVFARPGLRDPGATGDAHTKRLPVGEGMLGRVVDAAGRPLDGLGPLDVARQVPLAAPPINPLSRAAIDSVLDVGVRAINAMLTVGRGQRMGLFAGSGVGKSVLLGMMARYTSAEVIVVGLIGERGREVKDFIENTLGEEGLARAVVVAAPADNSPLLRLQGAAYATCLAEYFRDQGKDVLLIMDSLTRYAMAQREIALAVGEPPATKGYPPSVFARLPALVERAGNGARDAQGRGGSITAFYTVLSEGDDQQDPIADSARAILDGHIVLSRTLAEAGHYPAIDIEASISRAMTSLIPSTQFDTVRRFKQMLSRYQRNRDLISVGAYAPGHDLQLDQAIAMYPRIEAFLQQSMHERTGYEEAIAHMDSLFTTPSHGRP
- the fliJ gene encoding flagellar export protein FliJ → MSSSKLPLGMLIDLAQSQTDDAARRLGALQSAHLSAQQKLDLLLQYRQDYHAQLDALMRGGLPSSQWRNYRNFLGTLDHAIAQQRAIAERAGHQLDRGRTDWQREKRRLSSFDTLADRVRAQALMAQAKREQRDSDERAARQFFDRASHSTH
- a CDS encoding flagellar hook-length control protein FliK, whose protein sequence is MPPMIPPSVTPAATSPVAQGGARGRSSADETQGRAFGAALERSRASQAERTSDADTVVAEAKPARKTELAEEMRDAQPAEPDLAFLAAAVTPQQALTLAGRAATQNSGAPDTVLTPDAPAALPAGPARLSSDAAITPEPALATEDASAPTATAAAQSAATEAENAAPSSLYEIVRAAVAAQPMAVDGKKPAAAPAGPSVGTAASGRAGAPRTVSATTTEQLAAAAQAQPVGDAKPATADAAPVAAVAATASSDEAATPSASFALQQPAAASTERTTESPAARPAMHTLAPEVGSEKWAPALGQQLARMSLSGTRTAELDLNPAGLGPLKVTLSIGEHQAQAAFVSAHESVRKAVEAALPQLRTSLSEQGITLGQTSVGADTRAPFGQDAAFAQQQQQQHQRQGAWRPQGTSAPADIARTTTAAPRPAATSRTGPGVDTFA
- the fliL gene encoding flagellar basal body-associated protein FliL — encoded protein: MATSSPAATAAASVAPDPSASRRTSKLLIGLVAALGLAAAGAAAYVFVLPRFNDHAAAETAKAPVPEKPIFLMLEPLTVNLQSEGRSRFLQIGLALKLRDEQAKAQIVEFMPELRSRLLVLLSNRPPESLVTSEDKARLATEIHSALNAPLAEGLPELGIASVSFNSFVVQ